From Acidithiobacillus sp., the proteins below share one genomic window:
- a CDS encoding SHOCT domain-containing protein, translated as MNRIDTSQRKKGIRIAATAGFLMVTAPAMALAQTSTNTPGPAVDFYPGPDMMGGWGLGMMGAFGLFWGLLCLLALVGIVGGILFLIRGAFACRHRHGCRSGLAGDEKVTALKLLDERYARGEIQRDEYLEKRGDLGK; from the coding sequence ATGAACCGTATAGATACATCACAGCGTAAAAAAGGAATCCGGATAGCCGCCACGGCGGGCTTCCTGATGGTGACAGCGCCCGCCATGGCCTTGGCACAGACCAGCACCAACACGCCAGGCCCGGCGGTAGACTTTTATCCCGGCCCGGACATGATGGGGGGTTGGGGTCTCGGCATGATGGGCGCTTTTGGACTGTTTTGGGGATTGCTGTGCCTGCTGGCCCTCGTGGGGATTGTAGGCGGCATTCTGTTTCTGATCCGCGGGGCTTTTGCATGCCGACATCGCCATGGGTGCAGGAGCGGCCTGGCCGGCGACGAAAAGGTCACCGCCCTCAAACTCCTCGACGAGCGCTATGCGCGCGGCGAGATCCAGCGTGATGAGTATCTCGAAAAGCGGGGGGATCTGGGAAAATGA
- the sixA gene encoding phosphohistidine phosphatase SixA, which yields MQLVLVRHGKAEDPTLRPSDEERELTATGRSVVKGMAEGLRLCVSGKVLIWTSPLPRAHQTADILANAFKVKKIREHDAISAGDLDVLASDWQNLDPQPKVLILVGHQPHLGNWAERLAGAVLPIKTATALAIDLDEDGALSGALRWYAHPKALAGLVNR from the coding sequence ATGCAACTCGTATTGGTGCGGCATGGCAAGGCGGAAGACCCGACGCTGCGGCCCTCTGATGAAGAGCGGGAACTGACCGCCACAGGACGTTCGGTGGTAAAGGGCATGGCGGAGGGATTGCGACTTTGTGTGTCAGGAAAAGTCTTGATCTGGACCAGCCCGTTGCCACGGGCCCATCAGACCGCCGATATCCTCGCTAACGCCTTTAAGGTTAAAAAGATTCGGGAGCACGACGCCATATCGGCGGGTGATCTGGATGTCCTCGCCAGCGATTGGCAGAACCTGGATCCCCAGCCCAAGGTCCTGATCCTGGTGGGTCATCAGCCCCATCTGGGAAACTGGGCCGAACGGCTCGCTGGTGCGGTGCTGCCGATAAAAACCGCAACAGCGCTGGCGATTGACCTGGATGAGGATGGCGCTTTGAGCGGTGCGCTGCGTTGGTACGCCCATCCCAAGGCGTTGGCCGGCCTTGTAAACCGTTGA
- a CDS encoding 2'-5' RNA ligase family protein, producing MREPRFFFAAWPPAGVLSALRLRLAQFHQRNWPLAGRCELPQRWHLTLFYLGASDPARLQRRLDDLWPGPFPITLSFDRIRAFKGGRVLWIGGQEAPPALTQWRQGWLAEDGVEADPFLPHVTLLRSPRPWSWEEKPIEPLCWTLQELTLVASSGGQYTVLRRWSLVS from the coding sequence ATGAGGGAACCGCGTTTTTTCTTTGCCGCTTGGCCGCCGGCTGGCGTGCTTTCCGCCCTGCGCCTGCGCTTGGCTCAGTTCCACCAACGGAACTGGCCGCTGGCCGGTCGCTGCGAACTCCCCCAGCGCTGGCATCTTACCCTTTTTTATTTGGGGGCGTCCGACCCTGCCCGCTTACAAAGACGTCTGGATGATTTATGGCCGGGGCCATTCCCGATCACCCTCAGCTTCGATAGAATAAGGGCATTCAAGGGCGGCCGGGTGCTATGGATCGGTGGTCAGGAGGCGCCGCCGGCATTGACGCAATGGCGGCAGGGGTGGTTGGCGGAAGATGGCGTCGAGGCAGATCCGTTTCTGCCCCATGTCACCCTGCTGCGGTCACCTCGTCCCTGGTCCTGGGAGGAAAAGCCCATCGAGCCATTATGCTGGACCCTGCAGGAATTGACGCTGGTGGCATCCAGCGGCGGACAGTACACCGTGCTGCGTCGCTGGTCATTGGTTTCTTGA
- a CDS encoding nucleoside-triphosphatase — protein MNKDKKHLIVGNDKRKLRTLLDHIIAGSGWPVAGIRGVPVSDVAHGPHTGYLLQDLGSGEEALAASMDFSGPPMVEKFGVDTAAIDYIVGACRSQLLESRLVIIDEIGPIELSSDLFYTWVVEVLEGLSPVVAIVDRPYLSTYARFGRVHDVRDDADLEAVQDAILIAVQP, from the coding sequence ATGAATAAGGATAAGAAACATCTCATCGTCGGCAACGACAAGCGCAAGCTGCGTACCCTGCTGGATCACATCATCGCCGGTAGCGGTTGGCCCGTGGCCGGCATCCGAGGCGTCCCCGTGAGCGACGTGGCCCATGGACCTCATACGGGTTACCTGCTGCAGGACCTCGGCAGCGGTGAGGAGGCACTGGCGGCTTCCATGGACTTTTCCGGTCCCCCCATGGTGGAGAAGTTCGGCGTGGACACGGCGGCCATCGATTATATCGTCGGTGCTTGCCGCAGCCAGCTCCTGGAGTCCCGGCTCGTTATTATCGACGAGATTGGCCCTATCGAGCTGTCTTCGGACCTGTTTTACACCTGGGTGGTGGAGGTCTTGGAGGGCCTCAGTCCGGTGGTGGCCATCGTGGACCGGCCCTACCTATCCACATACGCCCGTTTCGGTCGGGTGCACGACGTGCGGGATGACGCCGATCTGGAAGCCGTGCAGGACGCCATCCTCATCGCCGTGCAGCCATAG
- a CDS encoding RtcB family protein — translation MDMSRLRKLNDYCWTAPLTPGEGRGPVLLYGSEPLLVSMDDKVLEQITNVARLPGLVGAAMTMPDAHWGYGFPIGGVAAFDADQGGIISAGGVGFDISCGIRTLRSNLTLHEVDGKLEALADALYHRIPAGVGEEGERKLSTAELDAVLQEGAEWAVHHGYGDPKDLEYIEERGRMSGAHPESVSDLAKRRQRGEMGTLGSGNHYLEVQVVDSIHDAQAATAYGLQEGQLVITIHCGSRGLGHQIGTEYLLSLAKAGDRLGITLPERELACAPIHSPEGQQYIGAMNAAINVALANREILTQLTREVFGRIFPDSRLELLYDVSHNTCKAESHKVDGVERKLWVHRKGATRAFGPGHSALPERYRAVGQPVIIGGSMGTGSYILAGMAESEERTFSSASHGAGRAMSRHQALKQWHGRELIDELAGQGILIRTRSMRGAAEEAPGAYKDVDLVAEATEKAGLARRVVFLRPKVCIKG, via the coding sequence ATGGACATGAGCCGGTTGCGGAAGCTGAATGACTATTGCTGGACAGCGCCTTTGACCCCCGGCGAGGGGCGGGGACCGGTGCTGCTCTATGGCAGTGAGCCCCTGCTCGTCAGCATGGACGACAAGGTTCTGGAGCAGATTACCAACGTCGCCAGACTGCCGGGCCTGGTGGGGGCGGCCATGACCATGCCCGATGCCCACTGGGGCTACGGCTTCCCCATCGGTGGGGTGGCCGCCTTCGACGCGGACCAAGGCGGCATCATCTCGGCGGGCGGGGTGGGCTTTGATATCTCCTGCGGCATACGGACCCTGCGCAGCAACCTCACGCTGCATGAGGTCGACGGCAAACTGGAAGCACTGGCCGACGCCCTTTATCACCGCATTCCCGCCGGAGTGGGCGAGGAGGGCGAGCGGAAGCTGTCTACCGCGGAATTGGACGCAGTCCTGCAGGAAGGCGCAGAGTGGGCCGTCCACCACGGCTACGGAGACCCAAAGGACCTGGAATACATCGAAGAGCGCGGGCGCATGAGCGGCGCCCATCCAGAGTCCGTTTCCGACTTGGCCAAGCGGCGCCAACGCGGGGAGATGGGGACTCTGGGATCGGGCAACCATTACCTGGAAGTGCAGGTGGTGGACAGCATCCATGACGCCCAGGCAGCCACCGCCTACGGCTTGCAGGAAGGCCAACTGGTGATCACTATCCACTGTGGTTCCCGGGGACTTGGCCACCAAATCGGCACCGAGTATCTGCTGAGCCTGGCCAAGGCCGGGGACCGGCTTGGCATCACCCTGCCCGAGCGGGAGCTGGCCTGTGCCCCCATCCATTCCCCTGAAGGACAGCAGTACATCGGGGCCATGAACGCCGCCATCAATGTTGCTCTGGCCAACCGGGAGATCCTCACTCAGCTCACCCGCGAGGTGTTTGGCCGCATCTTCCCGGACAGTCGTCTGGAACTCCTCTACGACGTCTCCCATAACACCTGCAAAGCGGAAAGTCATAAGGTGGACGGCGTCGAGCGCAAGCTCTGGGTTCATCGCAAGGGCGCTACCCGCGCCTTCGGTCCGGGGCACTCGGCCCTGCCGGAGCGCTACCGGGCCGTCGGACAGCCCGTCATCATCGGCGGCAGCATGGGGACGGGCTCTTATATTTTGGCCGGGATGGCGGAGAGCGAGGAGCGGACCTTTTCCTCCGCCAGCCACGGCGCCGGCCGGGCCATGAGCCGCCATCAAGCCCTCAAGCAGTGGCACGGCAGGGAGCTCATCGACGAGTTGGCGGGCCAGGGTATCCTCATCCGCACCCGTTCCATGCGCGGAGCCGCAGAGGAAGCGCCGGGGGCGTACAAGGACGTGGACCTGGTCGCCGAAGCCACGGAGAAGGCGGGCTTGGCGCGCAGGGTCGTCTTCCTGCGTCCCAAGGTCTGCATCAAGGGGTGA
- a CDS encoding archease — protein sequence MTVFSYFDHDADIGVIGRGRTLEESFEGVAAGTFAIMADLAQVRAARSVRIDFEEEDLELALVTWLNTLLAEAGTHGLVLGRFRLVRDNSHWQGEAWGEPWREDLDRGVEVKGATLTMLRVSQGPEGFEARCVVDV from the coding sequence TTGACGGTATTTTCATACTTTGATCATGACGCCGACATCGGTGTCATCGGCCGGGGCAGGACCCTGGAAGAGTCCTTCGAGGGCGTAGCGGCGGGGACCTTTGCCATTATGGCCGACCTCGCCCAGGTGCGGGCAGCCCGTTCGGTCCGGATCGACTTCGAGGAGGAAGACCTCGAACTGGCCCTGGTCACTTGGCTGAATACCCTGCTGGCCGAGGCGGGGACCCATGGTCTGGTCTTGGGACGTTTTCGGCTCGTCCGCGATAACAGCCATTGGCAGGGAGAGGCCTGGGGCGAGCCCTGGCGGGAGGATCTGGATCGGGGGGTGGAAGTGAAGGGCGCCACTCTCACCATGCTGCGCGTTTCCCAGGGGCCGGAGGGTTTCGAAGCCCGTTGCGTAGTGGACGTTTGA
- a CDS encoding VapC toxin family PIN domain ribonuclease codes for MQAGAGRLILVDTSVWIDHFRSGDAHLSTLLDHGMVQTHDFIIGEIACGDLKNRQQTLYLLSCLPRCTATSPEETLFFIERHGLMERGIGYMDASILASTVLVQTALWSRNKRLMAPAADLGSAYSPKSSE; via the coding sequence ATGCAGGCGGGAGCCGGACGCTTGATTCTGGTCGATACCTCCGTCTGGATCGACCATTTCCGCTCTGGAGATGCACACCTCTCTACCCTGCTCGATCATGGCATGGTGCAAACGCACGATTTCATCATCGGAGAAATCGCCTGCGGCGACCTCAAAAACCGGCAACAGACCTTATATCTGCTCTCCTGCTTACCCCGATGCACCGCCACCTCTCCAGAAGAAACACTATTTTTCATTGAGCGTCATGGCCTGATGGAGCGTGGTATAGGCTACATGGACGCAAGCATCCTGGCCTCCACCGTCCTCGTGCAGACCGCTCTATGGTCCCGCAACAAACGCCTCATGGCCCCGGCTGCCGATCTTGGATCAGCCTATTCGCCGAAATCATCCGAATAA
- a CDS encoding type II toxin-antitoxin system VapB family antitoxin has translation MRTTINLDDDLLAQAKNLSGVEDRGALLKEALRALIERESARRLSRLGGTEPQLQDIPCRREPDA, from the coding sequence ATGCGAACAACCATCAATCTGGATGATGACCTCCTGGCTCAGGCGAAAAATCTCAGCGGTGTGGAAGATCGCGGTGCCCTCTTGAAAGAAGCGCTGCGCGCACTGATTGAACGGGAGAGCGCTCGTCGCCTGAGTCGTCTGGGCGGAACAGAACCCCAACTACAGGACATACCATGCAGGCGGGAGCCGGACGCTTGA
- the uvrB gene encoding excinuclease ABC subunit UvrB produces MDKRFILESSFPPQGDQPEAIRLLVNGLASGEFFQTLLGVTGSGKTFTMANVIASTHRPAIIMAPNKTLAAQLYAEMRAFFPHNAVEYFVSYYDYYQPEAYVPSSDTFIEKDAAINDHIEQMRLSATKALLERPDVIIVATVSAIYGLGDPASYHGMILHLRESATMDQRAILKRLAEMQYSRNPLEMKRGTFRVNGDVIDIWPAESEDEAVRIELFGDELERISLFDPLTGKTITRLPRYTIYPKSHYVTPRETILAALDAIKDELRSRLDDLRRANKLVEAQRLEQRTRFDLEMMAELGYCSGIENYSRYLSGRVPGQAPPTLMDYLPKDALLFMDESHVTVPQFGGMYKGDRSRKETLVEYGFRLPSALDNRPLMFPEFESLMPQTVFISATPGPYELEHSGQVVEQVVRPTGLVDPAVDVRPAKGQVDDLISEINVVVRTGWRILVTTLTKRMAEDLTDYLHELGIKCRYLHSDIETVERVEIIRDLRAGVFDVLIGINLLREGLDMPEVALVAILDADKEGFLRSERSLIQTIGRAARNLHGRAILYADSVTKSMARAIAETDRRREKQLQFNAVHGITPRGIIKPVSDLIEGVYRRNAQPAARAAEKSADYRVLSDPKAVSKKIKELEEAMYRHARNLEFEQAAALRDDIKKLETRLLGTDLPVSLEED; encoded by the coding sequence ATGGACAAGCGCTTTATCCTGGAAAGCAGTTTTCCACCGCAGGGCGATCAGCCGGAGGCCATTCGGCTGTTGGTGAACGGCCTTGCTTCTGGTGAATTTTTCCAGACCCTGTTGGGGGTGACCGGTTCGGGCAAGACCTTTACCATGGCCAACGTCATCGCAAGCACCCACCGGCCCGCCATCATCATGGCGCCCAACAAGACTCTGGCAGCGCAGCTCTATGCGGAGATGCGCGCGTTTTTCCCCCACAATGCCGTGGAGTATTTCGTCAGTTATTACGATTACTACCAACCCGAGGCTTACGTTCCTTCCTCCGACACCTTTATCGAAAAAGATGCCGCCATCAATGACCACATCGAGCAGATGCGCCTCTCCGCCACCAAGGCCCTGCTGGAACGGCCGGATGTCATCATCGTGGCCACCGTTTCCGCAATCTACGGTCTGGGTGATCCGGCCTCCTACCATGGCATGATTCTGCATCTGCGCGAGTCTGCCACCATGGATCAGCGCGCTATCCTCAAGCGTCTGGCGGAGATGCAATACAGCCGCAATCCTTTGGAAATGAAGCGCGGCACCTTTCGCGTCAACGGCGATGTCATCGATATCTGGCCCGCAGAAAGTGAGGACGAAGCCGTTCGGATCGAGCTTTTTGGCGATGAACTGGAGCGCATATCGCTCTTTGATCCCCTGACCGGCAAGACCATCACCCGTTTACCGCGTTACACCATCTACCCCAAAAGCCACTACGTCACCCCGCGCGAGACCATTCTCGCGGCGCTGGACGCTATTAAAGATGAACTTCGCTCGCGTCTGGACGACCTGCGCCGCGCCAACAAGCTGGTCGAGGCGCAACGGCTGGAGCAGCGCACCCGCTTTGATCTGGAGATGATGGCCGAGCTGGGGTATTGCTCGGGCATCGAGAATTATTCCCGCTACCTCTCGGGACGGGTGCCCGGTCAGGCGCCGCCGACCTTGATGGACTACCTGCCCAAGGACGCCCTGCTGTTTATGGACGAATCCCATGTGACCGTCCCGCAGTTCGGGGGAATGTACAAGGGCGACCGTTCGCGTAAGGAAACCCTGGTAGAATACGGGTTTCGCCTGCCCTCGGCGCTGGACAACCGGCCCCTGATGTTCCCCGAGTTCGAGTCACTCATGCCGCAGACCGTGTTTATTTCCGCAACACCCGGTCCCTACGAGCTGGAGCACTCCGGGCAGGTGGTGGAGCAGGTGGTACGGCCCACCGGTCTGGTCGATCCGGCTGTGGACGTCCGTCCGGCGAAGGGGCAGGTCGATGATCTGATCAGTGAAATCAACGTCGTTGTGCGTACCGGCTGGCGTATTCTGGTGACGACGCTGACCAAGCGGATGGCCGAAGATCTGACCGATTATCTCCATGAGCTGGGTATCAAGTGCCGTTACCTGCACTCTGATATCGAGACGGTGGAGCGGGTGGAGATCATTCGCGATCTGCGCGCTGGGGTGTTCGATGTGCTGATCGGGATTAATCTGCTGCGGGAAGGTCTGGATATGCCGGAGGTGGCATTGGTCGCCATTCTGGATGCGGATAAGGAGGGTTTCCTGCGCTCGGAGCGGTCGCTGATCCAGACCATCGGGCGCGCCGCGCGCAATCTGCATGGACGGGCCATTCTCTACGCCGACAGTGTTACCAAATCCATGGCCCGGGCCATAGCCGAAACCGACCGCCGCCGGGAGAAGCAGTTGCAGTTCAACGCGGTGCATGGCATTACCCCGCGCGGCATCATCAAGCCGGTGTCAGACCTGATTGAGGGAGTCTATCGGCGTAATGCACAACCCGCCGCGCGCGCGGCGGAGAAAAGTGCGGATTATCGCGTGCTCAGCGACCCCAAAGCCGTTTCTAAAAAAATCAAGGAGCTGGAGGAGGCTATGTACCGTCACGCCCGCAATCTGGAGTTTGAACAGGCGGCGGCGCTGCGGGACGACATTAAAAAACTGGAGACCCGTCTGCTGGGTACCGATCTGCCGGTGTCTCTTGAAGAGGACTGA
- a CDS encoding NAD(P)-dependent alcohol dehydrogenase, which yields MMMKAKAYAAQTARSPLAPYEVLRREPGPDDVQMDILFCGVCHSDLHTARNEWKNTLYPAVPGHEIVGRVVAVGKDVKNFKVGDFAGVGCMVDSCGHCPSCAEGEEQYCDNGFTGTYNGPVFGGENTYGGYSQSVVVKESFVLKIQHDEKDLASVAPLLCAGITTYSPLRHWGVGPGKKVGIVGLGGLGHMGVKLAHAMGAHVVLFTTSPGKVEDGKRLGADEVCISKDDAQMASHANSFDFILNTVAAPHNLDTFLNLLKRDGTMTLVGAPAEPHPSPEVFNLIFKRRQLAGSLIGGIRETQEMLDFCAQHGIGSDIEMIPMDYINTAYERMLKSDVKYRFVIDMATLK from the coding sequence ATGATGATGAAGGCTAAAGCCTATGCTGCTCAGACTGCCCGCAGTCCGTTGGCGCCCTACGAAGTCCTGCGTCGTGAGCCGGGCCCTGATGATGTTCAGATGGATATACTTTTCTGCGGTGTCTGCCACTCCGATTTGCACACCGCCCGCAATGAGTGGAAAAATACGCTGTACCCCGCTGTTCCCGGTCACGAAATCGTGGGCCGGGTGGTTGCCGTCGGTAAGGATGTCAAAAACTTTAAAGTCGGTGATTTTGCCGGTGTTGGTTGCATGGTGGATAGTTGTGGGCACTGTCCGTCCTGTGCCGAGGGTGAGGAGCAGTACTGCGATAACGGATTCACCGGAACATACAACGGCCCGGTATTCGGTGGCGAAAATACCTATGGCGGCTATTCCCAGAGCGTGGTGGTCAAAGAATCTTTTGTACTTAAGATTCAGCATGATGAAAAAGATCTGGCGAGCGTGGCACCGCTGCTCTGCGCCGGTATCACCACCTACTCGCCCTTACGCCACTGGGGGGTCGGACCAGGTAAAAAGGTCGGCATTGTGGGTCTGGGCGGTCTTGGTCATATGGGCGTCAAGCTGGCACACGCCATGGGTGCTCACGTGGTGCTGTTCACCACCTCTCCCGGCAAAGTGGAGGATGGTAAGCGGCTGGGGGCGGATGAGGTCTGCATCTCCAAAGATGACGCGCAAATGGCCAGCCATGCCAACAGCTTCGATTTTATTCTCAATACCGTGGCGGCGCCCCATAATCTGGACACCTTCCTGAACCTGCTCAAGCGGGATGGTACGATGACGCTGGTGGGCGCTCCGGCAGAACCTCATCCGTCACCAGAAGTCTTCAATCTGATTTTTAAGCGCCGGCAGCTCGCGGGCTCCCTTATTGGTGGCATCCGGGAAACGCAGGAGATGCTGGATTTCTGCGCGCAGCACGGGATTGGTTCGGATATCGAGATGATCCCCATGGATTACATCAATACCGCCTATGAAAGAATGCTGAAGAGCGATGTGAAGTATCGCTTTGTGATAGACATGGCGACGCTGAAATAG
- a CDS encoding CTP synthase has translation MSKYIFVTGGVVSSLGKGAAGAALGALLEARGLKVTMLKLDPYINVDPGTMSPFQHGEVFVTADGAETDLDLGHYERFLSTRMGKRNNFTTGLVYQTVIEKERRGDYLGRTVQVIPHVTDEIKRRIRLGAVDADVALVEIGGTVGDIESQPFLEAIRQMAVEEERGDTLFMHLTLVPYLASAGEMKTKPTQHSVRELRAIGIQPDVLLCRADRPIPADHRAKIGLFSNLPERAVISAIDTDSIYRIPLLFHAQGLDDLVVQNLDLQVPAPDLSVWNGIINALEHPEGEVVIALVGKYVGLTESYKSLAEALLHAGLRARRSVRFLYVDAEDIETLGTEMLAEADAILVPGGFGGRGTEGKITTIRYAREQKVPYLGICLGMQLAVVEFARHCAGLTDANSTELDPQTPAPVITLMTEWSDPEGHKAYREEGGNLGGTMRLGEQECRLEPGSLATQAYGQERIYERHRHRFEFNNRYRNSLAMAGLRYTGFSADSELVEVVELPGHPWFLGCQFHPEFTSNPREGHPLFDAFMRAAIAQREREAVA, from the coding sequence ATGAGCAAATACATTTTTGTAACAGGTGGGGTGGTTTCTTCTCTGGGCAAGGGCGCCGCTGGCGCAGCTCTTGGCGCACTGCTGGAGGCGCGTGGGCTGAAGGTCACCATGCTCAAGCTAGACCCCTATATCAATGTCGATCCGGGCACCATGAGCCCCTTCCAGCACGGTGAGGTGTTCGTCACGGCGGATGGCGCGGAAACGGATCTGGATTTGGGGCATTACGAGCGATTTCTCTCGACGCGGATGGGCAAGCGCAACAATTTCACCACCGGTCTGGTTTATCAGACTGTTATTGAAAAAGAACGGCGCGGCGACTATCTGGGACGCACTGTGCAGGTCATCCCCCATGTCACCGATGAGATCAAGCGGCGCATCCGGTTGGGTGCGGTGGATGCGGATGTGGCGCTCGTGGAGATCGGTGGTACCGTCGGTGACATTGAATCGCAGCCCTTTCTGGAAGCGATCCGGCAGATGGCGGTAGAGGAGGAACGGGGTGACACCCTCTTCATGCATCTGACGTTGGTACCCTATCTGGCGTCTGCCGGGGAGATGAAAACCAAGCCGACCCAGCACTCGGTACGTGAACTGCGTGCCATCGGCATCCAGCCGGATGTGCTGCTCTGCCGTGCCGATAGGCCTATACCAGCCGATCACCGGGCTAAGATCGGGCTCTTTTCTAATCTGCCGGAAAGGGCGGTCATTTCCGCTATCGACACCGACAGCATCTACCGCATTCCGCTGCTTTTCCATGCGCAGGGTCTGGATGATCTGGTGGTACAGAATCTCGACCTGCAGGTGCCAGCCCCTGACCTTTCGGTATGGAATGGCATCATAAACGCCCTGGAACACCCGGAAGGCGAGGTGGTGATTGCTCTCGTAGGCAAATATGTGGGGCTTACCGAGTCCTACAAGTCACTGGCCGAGGCGTTGCTTCACGCCGGATTACGGGCACGACGGAGTGTGCGCTTCCTGTATGTGGATGCGGAAGATATTGAAACGCTGGGGACGGAAATGCTTGCGGAAGCGGATGCTATTCTGGTGCCCGGTGGTTTTGGCGGGCGTGGCACCGAGGGCAAAATCACCACCATTCGCTACGCGCGAGAGCAGAAGGTGCCTTATCTCGGTATCTGCCTCGGCATGCAATTAGCTGTCGTTGAGTTCGCGCGGCATTGCGCCGGACTGACGGACGCCAACAGTACAGAGCTGGACCCCCAGACTCCGGCGCCAGTCATTACGCTGATGACCGAGTGGTCCGATCCCGAAGGTCATAAAGCATATCGGGAAGAGGGCGGTAATCTGGGTGGCACCATGCGGCTGGGTGAGCAGGAATGCCGATTGGAACCTGGCAGCCTGGCGACACAAGCTTATGGACAGGAGCGGATTTACGAGCGACATCGCCATCGCTTCGAGTTCAATAACCGTTACCGCAATTCGTTGGCTATGGCGGGGTTGCGTTACACGGGTTTCTCTGCGGATAGTGAGCTGGTGGAAGTGGTGGAGTTGCCGGGCCACCCGTGGTTTCTGGGCTGCCAGTTTCACCCGGAGTTCACCAGTAATCCGCGTGAGGGGCATCCATTGTTTGATGCCTTTATGCGCGCCGCCATCGCGCAGCGGGAACGGGAGGCGGTAGCGTGA
- the kdsA gene encoding 3-deoxy-8-phosphooctulonate synthase, protein MKLCGFEAGLQHPFFLMAGPCAIESESLALRTAEELRDICARLSIPFIYKSSYDKANRSSGESFRGPGRDEGLRILEKVRREVGVPVITDVHEKEDVPAVAEVADVLQTPAFLCRQTDFIQAVAVAGKPVNIKKGQFLAPWDMLHVANKAKATGNDRIMVCERGASFGYNNLVSDMRSLAVMRQTGCPVVFDATHSVQLPGGQGDRSGGQREFVPVLARAAVAAGVSGLFMETHPDPAQALSDGPNAWPLGRMESLLRVLQQLDHLVKDQDFPENHPEELA, encoded by the coding sequence GTGAAACTTTGTGGCTTCGAGGCAGGTCTGCAGCACCCTTTCTTTCTGATGGCAGGCCCCTGTGCGATTGAGAGTGAATCCCTGGCGTTGCGCACGGCGGAAGAACTGCGCGATATTTGTGCACGGCTCAGTATTCCCTTTATTTATAAAAGTTCCTACGACAAGGCGAACCGCTCTTCAGGAGAAAGTTTCCGAGGACCAGGGAGGGACGAAGGACTGCGCATTCTCGAAAAAGTTCGCCGGGAAGTGGGTGTGCCGGTCATTACGGATGTGCATGAAAAAGAAGATGTGCCTGCCGTGGCGGAGGTGGCCGATGTGCTACAGACGCCGGCCTTTCTCTGCCGGCAGACCGATTTCATCCAGGCCGTCGCGGTCGCAGGTAAGCCGGTCAACATCAAGAAGGGCCAGTTCCTCGCGCCCTGGGATATGCTGCATGTCGCCAACAAGGCCAAAGCTACCGGTAATGATCGAATTATGGTCTGTGAGCGCGGTGCCTCCTTCGGCTATAACAACCTCGTATCGGATATGCGCTCCCTCGCTGTGATGCGCCAGACCGGATGCCCGGTGGTTTTTGATGCGACCCATTCGGTACAGCTTCCGGGTGGGCAGGGCGACCGGTCCGGGGGCCAGCGCGAATTTGTCCCGGTGCTGGCGCGTGCCGCCGTGGCAGCAGGCGTGTCAGGGCTTTTTATGGAGACGCATCCTGATCCGGCGCAGGCCTTGTCCGATGGCCCCAACGCCTGGCCGCTGGGACGTATGGAGAGTCTGTTGCGTGTCCTCCAGCAGCTGGATCATCTCGTGAAAGACCAAGATTTCCCTGAAAACCACCCTGAGGAGTTAGCATGA